Genomic segment of candidate division KSB1 bacterium:
TTCGCGAATTTAACGGCACCGCAATCGCCACCTGGCAGACCGGTATCGTCAATAAAGCGTATCTTCGTTATTCGGTTAACCCGAGAGGCTTAAACTGGTTTTCAAATTTAACTCTTGGATTGGATACGGTACAAGAAGATTGGGGAAGTGACTTTACTTATAACGCCGTTTCAACCGAATTGAAGTTCTGGTTTCCGAAAACGCCGGAAGGCCTTTTTTTGAGATTTTATGCTAAAAAAATATTTGATTCAGCCGACACACCTGTGCAGGATTTAATTTTCCTTGATGGTGCAAATCCCCGGGAGCGTTTCAAACATTTTTACTTGAGAAGCGAAGGCGGTCTTCCAGATGGACTACATTACCACCTCCCGGGCGGAGGTAATCTGCGCGGATTTTTCAACCAGCCCATTATCGGAGATGAAATATTGGCTATAAACGCTGAGGTTCGCAAGCAGTTGAAACCAAAACTTTCCTGGCAAGTTTTGAACTCTCTTCTCCGCAGGATAAGCGTTGCCGGGTTTGCAGATATCGCTGCATTCAGTTTGATAAATTCAACCGAAGATATTTTTGCTGATGCCGGATTTGGAATTCGTCTTCAAACACGACTGCCGGACAATTGGTACACAATTTTTACCGGGGGTCGCAATTTAACAATTCGTCTGGATTTCCCAATTTGGGTCAGCAAATCTTTACCGGATGAAAATAACCTGCAATTTCGTTGGGTATTTGGGTTTGAGCAAGCGCTTTAGTCTTGCAAGAATGAAAACTTCGCTATTTGAGCATAGAAATTGGCCCTAACTAACGAAGTGAATGACATTAACCGCATTAGTCATTATGTCATTTGCTTCGCGTCATTAAAAATGACTTTATGACTCAATGACCAACAATGACTTTAGGCGCAAATCTGGCGTTCACAATTTTTTAATCACCCGGGGCGGACCATGAAAAAACAAATCTGTTTGGCAATCATTTTTTTGATGAGCAGTACATTTGCGTTCGCTCAAACCTTTACAAAAGCGGATACCCTGCGAGGCATGCTGACCCCACTCCGAACCTGTTATGACGTAACGTACTACAACCTCGATGTAAAAGTCGATCCGGAAACCAAAACCGTCTCCGGCAACAACACTATCCAATTTAAAGTCGTGACGGATTTTGATAAGATGCAAATCGATCTTGTAAAAAATATGAAAATCGCTAAAATTATGTTCGGCGAAGAATTGCTGCCATTTGAACGTGAACATGACGCAGTCTTCATTCAATTTCCAGAGAAACTAAAAACAGGAAGTATTGAGGCCATTCAGGTCTTTTATTCCGGTGAACCGCAAAGTGCGAAAAGACCTCCCTGGGATGGCGGCTTCGTTTGGTCAAAAGATGAGCATGGCAACCCCTGGGTTGCGGTGACGGTTCAGGGAGACGGCGCCTATCTCTGGTGGCCCAACAAGGAACATCAATCGGATGAGCCGGACAGTATGCTGATCAGCGTAACCGTGCCGCAAGGCCTCATGAATATTTCTAACGGCCGTCTGCGAATGAAAGCGGAGTTATCGAATGGCTGGACGCGCTGGGACTGGTTTATCAGCTACCCAATTAATAATTACAATGTCACACTCAATATCGGGAAATATGCCCACTTTGATGACATTTACATAAATGATGAAGGAGGCAAGCTCACCCTTGATTATTATGTCATGCCCTATAATCTTGAGAAGGCAAAAAAGCAGTTTCAGGAAGTCAAACCGATGCTCGCTTGTTTTGAGAAGTTCTTTGGCAAATTTCCGTTTTACCGGGACGGTTACAAAATGATTGAATCGCCGCATCTGGGGATGGAGCACCAAACTGCAATTGCCTACGGCAACAAGTATCGATTCGGGTATAAAGGCACAGGTTCATCCGAAGTCGGCATCACATTTGATTTTATCATCATCCATGAGTCTGCACACGAGTGGTGGGGCAACAGCGTGACCTCAAAAGATATTGCCGACATGTGGATTCACGAAAGCTTCGGGGCATACGCCGAGGCGCTTTATGTGGAATGCAGAGACGGCTACGAAGCAGGACTCAAATATCAAAACGCCAAAAAGCAGGATGTTCGAAATAACAGTCCGATCATCGGGCTCTACGATGTCAACCACCGGGGATCGGGCGATATGTATCCGAAGGGGTCACTTTTTCTAAATACCTTGCGCCATGTTATCGATAACGACAGTTTGTGGTTTGCAATCGTTTTAGGAATTGCCGAGGAATTTAAATATCAAACCATCACCACGAACGACATTGTGGCTTTTGTAAATTCAAAAACCGGCGAAGATTTCAGTTCCATGTTTGACCAGTATTTAAAACAGACTGCTATCCCGGAACTGGAAATTAGCGTCACCAAAAAAGGGGACAAAGTCACGGCGCGATATAGATGGAAAGCAGATGTTGCAGATTTCAAAATGCCCATTAAAGTCACCACTTCGAAAAATAAGTTTGAATTCATTTACCCTGATACTTCCTGGCAGACTACTGAGCTTGGCGGCATTCACCCGGATGATTTCAAAGTAGCTGAGGACTTGTTTTATGTGGATGTTAAATTGAAGCGGGTTTATTTGCAGGAGGGAATTGAGTAGGTTAGAGTGCAAGTTTAACGTGAAAATAACCTGCTTGAACATACGACGCACTATATTTCAATGTTTTAAAAAAACTTATTACGAGCACCAAGAAATAAAATTCGTAAACGCTGTTCCAGTAAGATTGATTTTTTTATTATGATTTCTTCTTTCCAAAAATTTGCCTGCCTTTTGCAGATGGAGCCAGGACGGCAGAAGCTGAAATATTATCATGGCCCTATGCCCTGAGATTCACTGCTCTGTACCAGCGTATCGAACATAAACTCCTTATATCTTCTTTGAAAATCCTTATCCTGAGTAAATTTCTTAAATATTTCTGTCTGACTAAATAAATACTGTTGCATCATTTCTTCCAGTTTTTTATCAGAAGTGATTTTCGCATTTTGTTTGTCAGAATACTTTATAGCATCCATAATTTCTTTGTTGGTTTTCATCTCATTGGGTAATTGCTCGGTTAAAATCTTTCTCACTCTATCTTTGTCAGACCAATCGATATCCCCAAATCTTTGATTGAAAACACTCAAAATATTTTCAAGCGTATCCATTTCAGGTTCAGGTTTTCCGCCTCTTACATTCACGGGAATAGGGAGAACCACACCAGGTTCAGCAACCAAACCAATATCCTGTATTCTTTCTTTCGAAGGACGATAACTGTACATATCAATTGCTTCTAAAATACCATCTGCTAAGTCGTCGGTTTGATCAATGAAAAGTTTTGGTACTAAAAACTTTAAATACCGCCAAAGCTTTTCCCATTCCTGATTATTAAAATCCAGAATCTTACCCAAGTAGCTGTAAGTTCTTAAAAAAGATTTGGCTTTTACCTTAAAATCAATCTGCTTGTCTTTGTCTAAATCATTTTTGAAAACATCAGCTGAACTGTCAATGATGGGGTCAAGTTTAGTTCGGACTTCACCGGTTACATATTTTTCAAAAAAGTCGGACACCTGATACTCGTTGTAAACTTCAAATGTTTCTAATGAATCGACTAAATCATTGAGTTTATTCGGATTTGTTTCTTCACTTAAAATGGTTGAAGTATAGTAAGGGGCGAATGCTTCCTTAATTTCCTCTGCATCAT
This window contains:
- a CDS encoding type I restriction endonuclease subunit R encodes the protein MDFYNDAEEIKEAFAPYYTSTILSEETNPNKLNDLVDSLETFEVYNEYQVSDFFEKYVTGEVRTKLDPIIDSSADVFKNDLDKDKQIDFKVKAKSFLRTYSYLGKILDFNNQEWEKLWRYLKFLVPKLFIDQTDDLADGILEAIDMYSYRPSKERIQDIGLVAEPGVVLPIPVNVRGGKPEPEMDTLENILSVFNQRFGDIDWSDKDRVRKILTEQLPNEMKTNKEIMDAIKYSDKQNAKITSDKKLEEMMQQYLFSQTEIFKKFTQDKDFQRRYKEFMFDTLVQSSESQGIGP
- a CDS encoding M1 family metallopeptidase; translated protein: MKKQICLAIIFLMSSTFAFAQTFTKADTLRGMLTPLRTCYDVTYYNLDVKVDPETKTVSGNNTIQFKVVTDFDKMQIDLVKNMKIAKIMFGEELLPFEREHDAVFIQFPEKLKTGSIEAIQVFYSGEPQSAKRPPWDGGFVWSKDEHGNPWVAVTVQGDGAYLWWPNKEHQSDEPDSMLISVTVPQGLMNISNGRLRMKAELSNGWTRWDWFISYPINNYNVTLNIGKYAHFDDIYINDEGGKLTLDYYVMPYNLEKAKKQFQEVKPMLACFEKFFGKFPFYRDGYKMIESPHLGMEHQTAIAYGNKYRFGYKGTGSSEVGITFDFIIIHESAHEWWGNSVTSKDIADMWIHESFGAYAEALYVECRDGYEAGLKYQNAKKQDVRNNSPIIGLYDVNHRGSGDMYPKGSLFLNTLRHVIDNDSLWFAIVLGIAEEFKYQTITTNDIVAFVNSKTGEDFSSMFDQYLKQTAIPELEISVTKKGDKVTARYRWKADVADFKMPIKVTTSKNKFEFIYPDTSWQTTELGGIHPDDFKVAEDLFYVDVKLKRVYLQEGIE